The genomic window GCTCTGCCAGGaggcccccgcgccccccgggGGGGAGCAGAGCGCCGAGGGACTCCTCCTGTGTGGGGGCAAGGGCCTGCACCCCCAGGTATGGCTCCGCCGCGTTGGGGGGCCACGGTGTGGGcagggggaccccagccccgctctgccctgcgccagcagggcctgggcaggggctgcggcACGGGGGAGGGGGCTccggcccctccgccccggcccccgcggccCCTCTCCACCCCGCTCTCCCCCACCGCAGcgcccgccgggcccggccACAGGCCCCCCCTCGCTCAGCTCCTACCGGCAGCTCCTCTTCTTCTGCGCTGAGGCCTGACCGCAGCCACCAGCACCGGCCCCACCACTCGCCGGCCCACACCGCGGTCTGCGCCCACGTGCggggcagggccagggcacCCCCAACAGCCGCTGCGGGCTCCCCCCAGACCAAAGCCGCACCAGCGCAGAGCCCGGGTGGCAGTGGCACCGCTCGCCCCCCTCCTCACCAGGCTCCAGGCACAGCCGCAGCCGCCAGTTCGCCCAGCACCGTGCCTACACCCGGCTGCGGCCGCCACCACCACCCGGGGTGCTAGGGCTGCCCAACGTGGCTCACCACGGCTCACCGCACCGCCTGCTCCCCGGCGATGGCGGGCTCCCACCCCGGGACAGCCCCACTCCTCCCCGCGGGACCGGTGGAGGGACCCGGCGCGGGCGGGAGGTATTTTTACGCCACACGGTTTCGTCTTGTATTACTGTGTTTCTGTTAAAGTAAGTTTGGAAGGAACGCGGCCTCCCGCCTCACCGCGGCACCGCGGCGGGCACTGCCACGCTGCAGGCGGTCGGCTGAGGGGCCGCGCTTGGCCGGGCCCTGCTCGCCCACGGCCACCATGGCGCGGTGCAGCTCAGCCCTGCGGGAGGGAGAGGGGTGAGCGGTGCCGGCGCGGTGCCGGTGTGGTGCCGGCGCGGTGCCTCACGGTGGGTCGCCTCACTCCTGCTTCTTGGGGTTGTTGACGGCCACGTAGTGGTAGAGGACGACGAGGAGGAAGAGCGACACGCCCAGCATGTTGGCGAAGATGGCGAGCTGCACGTCCGTGATCATCCTGCCGGGGGGAACCGCTGCCACCCCCGCCAGGAACCCCGGGGCGGGACCCCCGGGCCcggctgggacccccaccctgAGACGGGACCCCCAGGCCCCCCACTCCTGGCTGGGACCCCTACCCCAGGGCGGGACCCCCGGGCCCCCCAATCCCgcctgggacccccaccccgAGACAGGACCCCCGGGCCCCCCACTCCtggctgggacccccaccccggggcAGGACCCCCACTCCCGGCTGGGACCCGGGCCCGGCTGTGACCCCCACCCCGGGGCAGGGCCCCCCCGAACCCCCGCCCCGCCTGGGACCCCTCCGGGACAGGACTccgagccccccgccccgccccggacGGGACCCCCGGTGCGGCCGGACCTCGAAGCCcggaccccccccggggcgggcgcgCACACCCGCTCacgccccccctccccacgcGGGGCAGACCCCGGGACCGCGACCGGGACCGcgaccgggaccgggaccgggaccgggaccgggccgcccccccccccccccgcgctcacgcgctgccggccccgccgccgccgccacgtCTCCCTGCGCCGCGCGCgacttccggccgcggggcacggcgggaggggcggggtgCCATGGCAACGGGGCGGGGCctcggcggcgcggcccggccggcGGAGGCGGCGTCACACCCGCCTCGGGGTCCGCAGTGACGTcacggcccggccccccccggggccctgGGCAGGGGCCGGAGGTGGGCGAGGggcggggctgccggcgggggggccctgaccccccccgccccgcccggccccacCCGCGGCCCCACCCCGGGGCGGgagggccgccccccccccggccgcggtCTCCGTGTCCCTCTCCATACAaggccgggcgcggggccgggggcggggcctcgtccgggggcggggccgggggcggggccggggcgcccCAGCGCGGCCGGGGCTAATTATAGCTGGTGGGAAGGGGCCGCGCCGGGGGgtgcggggccgcggggccccGCTGGGATCCACTGCGGCGTGCTGGGCCCTGCTGGGCCAtactgggctgtgctgggccaTACTGGGGCAAGCTGGGCCATGCTGGGCCATACTGGGATCTACTGGGGCGTGCTGGGCCATActgggctgggccgggccgggccatactgggctgtgctgggccaTACTGGGGCAAGCTGGGCCATACTGGGCCGTGCTAGGCTGTGCTGGGCCATACTGGGCTCAGCTGGGTCCTGCTGGGATCTACTGGGGCAAGCTGGGCCGTGCTGGGCCATGCTGGGATCTACTGGGGCAAGCTATGCCATACTGGGCCATGCTGGGATCTACTGGGGCAAGCTAGGCCATACTGGGCCATGCTGGGATCTACTGGGGCAAGCTGGGCCGTGCTGGGCCGTGCTAGGCTGTGCTGGGCCATACTGGGCTCGGCTGGGCCCTGCTGGGATCTACTGGGGCAAGCTAGGCCATACTGGGCCCTGCTGGGATCTACTGGGGCAAGCTGGGCCAtactgggctgtgctgggccatactgggctgtgctgggatcTACGGGGGcaagctgggctgtgctgggccaTGCTGGGATCTACTGGGCGCAGCTGGGCCATGCTGGGCCAtactgggctgtgctgggccaTGCTGGGATCTACTGGGCGCAGCTGGGCCATGCTGGGCCATTCTGGGATCTGCTGGGGCAAGCTGGGCCAtgctgggctctgctgggaTCTACTGGGCCATACTGGGCCATGCTGGGCCATGCTGGGATCTACTGGGGCAAGCTGGGCCCTGCTGGGCCATGCTGGGCCATTCTGGGATCTGCTGGGCCATACTGGGCCATGCTGGGCTTGGTACAGGACAGGCCACAGCCCGGGGGCCCCACAGCCGGTCCTCCCTGGGGGTCCTGCCCCCCCCAAGTCCCGGTGCCCTGTGCCCCCCGGCCGtgctggggatggagctgggccCCTCGGGGACAGGGCCCCAGTCGCGCCGTCCCCTCCCTGGCTCAGCCACGGGGCCCCGGCACTGGCTGGTGTCCCCCGGGACACGGCAGAGCCGGCGCCCCCGGCCCTGTTCCCAGCCCCTGGCACGGGCCCAGGCCTGCCCCGGCCTGAGCAGCGCCCGCCCCACGGCGCCCCACAGCCCCTGAGAGCACAGAGGGGGGTGACACCGTTCCCCGGGGCCAGCCATGGCTGGGTGCCCACCCGAGCACCCCCCGCGGCCCCATCCCCGggccctcccctcccccgcccagctgccagcagctgtTTGCGTTTAACCCACATTCGATGAGCCTCAGATAGCGGTTCGGCGCTTCCCGCGCCGCTGCGCCAGGCTGTGACGTCATCCCGGGGCTGGGGCCAAGGTGTGATGTCACCAGCAGGCTGCTACATCACTGCGTGGTCTGGGGAAGCCATAGTGTCACTGCGGGCCCGGGGCCAGGGCGGCCGCGAGCCCACCGTGGGGCCAGGGTGGCCGCGGTGTCACCTCCTGCCGTGTCCCCACTCCCGCGACCCCGCCGCCCCCGTGACCCCACTGTCCCCGGCACGGTGCCGGCGGCGTCAGGGTgtggctggggggggtggggctGGACCAGCACCCATCACGAGGCACCGGCGCTGCCGTAGTGACATGGCACCCCGGCACAGGGACGTGGCGCCACGGGCACACAGGGATGTGGCGGGGCCAGATGCCGTGTGCCGGGCACGTGGCTGCCGTGTGCCGGGCTGCAGGAAGCCCGGGCGGCGCCGGCAGCGCCAGGCCAGGCTGCGGGCAGGGACCTGCCCCGTCCTCCCTGGCTGCGCCCAGTGCCGGGGGCTGCTCCGCCGGCCACACCACGGCCCGGGGGACcgcagcagccccggcccggcaCAGGGAGCCCCGACCTGTGGAACGGCGAGCGCAGCCCCTGGCCGTGCGGGCGGACAGGACCCCACACAGGCCAGCGTCGCTGTGCGGGGACCACGGGCCGGCGAGGAGCGGGGTGCCGCAGGAGGCCGTGGCCATGCAAGGCGCAGGGATCCGTGCAAGGCCGTGTCCGTGCAAGGAACAAGGTGCCGCCGGAGGCCGTGGCCCGGCAAGGCGCGGCAGCCGTGTGAGGCTGTGGCGGTgcagggggggtggggggacccGTCGCGGTAGCACCGGCCgtgctggctgcctgcagccctggcccccTGCCCGGCCTCTCTGGCTTCCCCcgtccctccttcccctcctcgcTGGCGTCCCGGCCTAACGAGAAGCAGATGtgcgggcgggggccggcgggggccgcggTGCCCGGCGGAGGCCGGGGCGCGTCGGGGACTGCgcgggccggggagggggccgcgGTGGGCAGGAAGCGGGGGGCCCCGGGGACCCCGTCGGCGGGCAGTGCCGGGGCGGCTCTGGCGGCGAGGGGCTGGCCGAGGCGCGGCCgaggggagggcagagccgCCGTGCCGAGCCCAGCCGTGCCGAGCCACGCAGAGCCAGGAGGGACGGAGCCGCGACGGGACGCGCCATGCGCTCCTGAGCTGGGCCGTGCCCGCCGAGCCGCACCGAGCCACGCCGTGCCACgccgagccgtgccgtgccgagCCGCCCGCCCAGCATGGCCCCCTGGCTCTGGCCGTGCCTCCTGGCCACCCAGGCCCTGGCTGCCAACTTCCCCCCCAGGTACAGCCTCTACACCGGGGGGGCTGCCGCGCTCAGCCCCATCCAGGCCACGGCCCCGCAGGGCTCCGCCGCAGCCCACAGCGGTGCCCGGGCCGCCAGCCGGCACAGGTAGGAGCCATGACCGCTGGGCCGTGCCgggaggggacccaggcgtccgggcaGCACCGGGAGCACCGGGGGGAGCAGGGTGCAGCCTCCCGCCCCGATGCCACGGGGCCCCTGGGACCGGCTGGGCACCGGCACGTGCCGCGTCCAGCTCGGGGTGCGCGGCAAGGGACGGCAGGTCCTGTCCCCGGCgggtgctgctgtgccaggtgctggggacggtgctgggtgctgggggctccCCCGACTTAATGGggggctgcccccacccctcGCTCACCCATCCCCAGCGCAGGCGCCTGGTGGGTGCAGGCGGTGGGCGCACGTGGAGGGTGCGGGACGGGGGGGCCTGCGaggcgccgggccgggggcaCGTGGCGGGGATGGACCCGGGGGTCCGCGGAGGCGCAGGTGGGgtgtggggcagcaggaggggctCAGACGCAGACCCGACCGAGCGCGGGGGAGTGGGCGCCCGGTGATCTCCGGCTCCCCACACGGACGGGCGTGTGTGCTGGGCTCGGTGCAGGCGGGTGCCGGCAGCCATGTGTGCCGGGTGCCGCGGTGCCGAGGATCTCGGGGCTggtcctgccccagcagccacaGACCCACGCTGCGCGCCCCGATGCGGGGTCTGCATTGccggggacggggagggggcgaggggccCGGACCcaccctgtccccgtccccgtccccgccaGTGCCACGCcgggggctgggagctggggatggGCAGTGTGGGGCTGCGGGGCAGATGTGGGGCAGCTTGCGCCTGCCTGTGGGTCGGGAGGTTGGGGGGGCGCAGGGTTGGGGGTGGCCCCACCGGGGGTTGGGGGTCACCCTCTCACCGCGGCCACATCAGTGCCGCAGCAGCGTAGCCGTGTGGGGTGGAGCTGCACCGCCACAGCCGCAGCCGGCGCCTGCCTcgtccctgcccctgccccgctgccagccccaCGGAAGCCCCATGGCAGCCCTGGCAGCCCGGGGTGGGGTGGCAGGACCTGGCTGCGGGCGTGGGGCTGCCTGGAAAGGGGGGACATGGGtccggcacccccagcccagccccgcagTGCCGTGGCGGGGCACAGACGTGGCTGAGCACCGACCTGCAGCTTTGGGGGCACAGTGGGGTCTCTGCACAGGTTGGGGGGCACAGTGACCCATCCCCATGGCTTGGGGGGCGCAGCAGCCCCTCCCTGTGCTCAGGGGGGCACAGGGGGCCATCCCCCATGCCCTGTCCTTTCAGGAGGGCTCCTatcccgtcccatcccatcccgagccatcccatcccatccctgggATGTGGACATGCCCAGTCCTGGGTGGTGGGACCCCAGGGTAGCCCAGGGGGTCCCGGGGTCCCGCGggtgtggggctgagggggcacaggggggccgggcagggaagggaagaagggaagaagagaagagaagggaagggaaaggaagggaagggaaggagggaggcgAGGGGGGGCCATCGGTCGGCGCAGGAATTCCCGGCGGCCCCCGGGGAGGAGCTGGAATCCAGCCGGGGCCTGAGGGGAACCAGCCGGGCTGACGGGAACCGGCCACAGCTCCGCGGGCCCCCACCGCAGCGCAGCCCAGCTCCGGCCGCaggggcccgggggggcccggggtCTGCTCCCTatggggctgcccggggggctgctctgtgtggggctgggagtgCTGGCtacggggctgggctgggctctggGCTCTGGGCTCAGGCCATATAAGGCTGCGCCGGGGTCCCTGCAGCatgtggggctgggctggggtcccacgccgtggggctggggtccctgcagcgtgtggggctgggctggggtcccgcgccgtggggctggggtcccTGCAGCATGTGGGGCTGGGCTTGGGTCCCAcactgtggggctggggtccctgcagcatgtggggctgggctggggtcccacgccgtggggctggggtccATCCCCGACGTGGCTGAGGGGGATGCTGTCCCCCTGCGCCCGCCATCCGCTCGACCCCCACTTGCAGACTCCTGGTCGGGGGGTGCAATGGCCGTGGGGTGGCTGAGCCCCCCACAGCGGGTggctgccccggctgcccctgccccaccagtGCGGAGGGGACCGGGGACACGTGGGGCAGCAATGGGGTAGGACATGGGGCTCCCATCCCCGGGACAGGCAATGCAGGCCCCACAGCATGGCATGACGGGGTGCCTGGCACCCCAAACCCTGCCTGGCCGCCCCGAACCCCACAGGCAGAGCCCCCATCCCCGCAGGGCTCCCCAGGTTCTGCCCCACGGCCAGGGGCTGCGGCCACTCCTGCGGTGCCACCAGCCCCCACCGGGGCTTGGCGAAGGGCCCCGGTGCTACGGGCTGCCGGGCAGAGCAGGGATGAAAGGGCTCTGGCGTGGGGCAGGATCCGGCCCATTAACCCCACAGCGCTGGGCTGTGACGGCTGCTACCGGTGGGGCCGGAAGGGCGAGCACGGGGAcgtgccggggggggggcctGGTGTGTGCCGGGGATGCCTGGGGGTGGGCGCGGGGATGCTGGGTGAGTGCCGGGAGGATACCTGGGTGCGTGCCAGGACGATGCCCGGTGTGTGCCGGGCGGGCGCCCTGACCCCTTCCCGCAGGAACTGGTGTGCCTACGTGGTGACGCGCAGCGTGAGCTGTGTAGTGGAGGACGGCGTCGAGAGCTTCGTGAAGCCGGATTACCAGCCCTGCGGCTGGGGGCAGCTCCAGTGCCCCCGCGTCCTGGCGTGAGTGGGGACGGCTCcgcgggctgggggggctccgAGCAGAGCCGGGTCTGGCCGTGGCCccaccaccgccgccgccgccgccactgGTGTTTATCCACCCCGGGGTCGTGTTTACTTTTTCGCAAGAGCCGGGCGGCCTCGAGCAGTGCCGCGTGGGTGACCGGCGCCTGCCCACACCCAGCCGGCAGCCCCCCACGAGGCGCATGCCGGGGCGCCCGGCACACCCCACACCCAGGGCAGGTCTCCAGGCCGGCGGCTCGGTGGCGGGGCCGGCAGCGCGGGGTGATGCCGGCAGCCGGGCGGTGGGaccaggcaggagcagccccccCGGCTGCCGGCGGTTGAGCAAGAGGCTGGGGTGCAGGCGGGGGCCCGGCCGTGCCGCCGGGGCTGGACCACAgcctgtgtttggttttgctcccGGCTGCCCAGCCCTGAGCCGCTGCCCGACGCCTCCGCACACACGCGGCTGGTGGTGCTCGGTGCGACCCGAGCGCGGGTTCCCGGCGGGCAGCAGAGTGCCGGCAAGAGCCGGGggcagagtgcgggcagggagctcccccccacccctgccacCCCAGGACCAGTCCCGTTCCCCGTgcccgggaccccccacccaGCGCCCGTCCCCCCCTCGTCTGCCCGTGCTGCCCCCTCGGGGGCTCCCGTCCCCCCCACCGCTGCGGCAGGGTCTCCTCTGCCCGCAGGTACCGCAGCTTCCTGCGGCCCCGCTACAAGGTGGCCCAGAGGACGGTGTCGGAGCTGGCCTGGCGCTGCTGCCAGGGCTACTCGGGCGAGGACTGCACCGAGGGGCCGGCGCCGGCATCCCCCCTGCCCAccggccgcccccggccccggcccggccgccccacGCTCTCCGGCTTCGGCAACCCCCTCAGCGGCCTGGGAGGCGAAGGTAGTGCCGTCGGGTAGGGAGGACGTGCcagcggggcggccccggcgcggccgtGACCCCGATGATGCGGTGCGGTGGCAGGTGGCGGGGATGCGGAGAAGGTGCGGCGGCTGGAGGAGCAGGTGCGGCGGCTGAGCGAGCAGGTGGAGGAGCTGCGGGCCGGGCAGGAGCCGATGGCGGAGCACCCGCGCCGGGCGGCGGACGGTGGCCCCGAGGGCGAGCAGCCGGCCGATGCGGCCGCCCCTGCTGAGGTGCGGGAGGCGCTGAGCCACGTCCAGCGgcggctggaggagctggagagccGCCTGCGCCATCAGGAGAGCAGCCGGGAGGGCCCGCCGGCGGCGGTGGGCCCAGGGGCAGCCACGGCGCTGCGCGAGCTGGAGCAACGGCTGCAGGAGACCTGCGCCGCCTGCGCGGCTGGCACCGAGGGGCTGCGACGGCAGGCAGCGGAGGACCGGGAGCGCATGCGGGcgctggagaagctggtgggCTCAGTGGACCAGCGCAACCGGGATGCGGTGGAGACGGTGCAGCGGCACATCAGCAGCCT from Gavia stellata isolate bGavSte3 chromosome 2, bGavSte3.hap2, whole genome shotgun sequence includes these protein-coding regions:
- the OST4 gene encoding dolichyl-diphosphooligosaccharide--protein glycosyltransferase subunit 4, which codes for MITDVQLAIFANMLGVSLFLLVVLYHYVAVNNPKKQE